In the Brachionichthys hirsutus isolate HB-005 chromosome 13, CSIRO-AGI_Bhir_v1, whole genome shotgun sequence genome, ttgttgtttttttttccttggtactttttaattttgattgtATTTACGCCATACTTTCATACCTTTGCAATAAATATAACGAGGactgtattttaaaatatttttttagaatcTCACGCTCCGCTGGTTGGTCAGAAGAGAGACTACTTGAACTCTTTGTTTCAGTCTTCTTGCGGGTTTTCAGACGCACTACTTTCATGTTATAACGTTAACATGGTTTTTTTGTTCAGGTGGCTGCTTCCATTCATTGGCCACATGGGAATCTGCACCTCCGCAGGAATCATCAGGGATTTTGCTGGACCTTATTTTGTCTCTGTGAGTAATGGCTGTGGTTCTGTGAGCTTCAAATGAGTCACCTTGACGTTTTCTGCTCTCTACACTAGAACAATGGAGGCTAAGCTTATTCTGTTATTTAGTCTTTACGTGTTATTCTTCTCTTTGTTCTAACGTATTTATTTCTGCTCAAAAATGGTAGCCCTCATTTTAAAAACTCGCAGGTTCGACTCTGCAAGGCGGTCGCGCTGTTTTGCTCGCAGTGCTGTTATTTGTTTGTATAGGGATTTTAAATCAATTAGTTTAGCGACAGTTCAGACATTTACATTCACACGTATTGAGATgtagacaggaaataaaaaaaacattcccgGTTTGGTTTTCTCTAAATAAAAAAGTCTGTTTCACAGATCTGTCCGATCTGAAAACGGAACACGACCACAGAGCGAAGTAGAATCTCTACATCCCATATCGGTGCCAAAGCTTAACACAACTTTAACACGCTGCAAACTCTCATGATAATTTTGTTCTAGGCACTTGAATGAACCTGGTGATGAAGACGCAAAAAATTTGTTCCGGGGGGCAAATTTCCTAAAATCCCAAACCGAAACCATCTTAACTTGTTCGCCATCTTTCAAAAAGCTAATTAGCAGCTAATGGGCTTAATGAACGTTTCTACCTCTGCATTTAGCATTAGTGTATCGGTAGGAGGCAGCAGAATCCAGACGGCGTCTGAAACCGTTGAGACAAATGGccgtaaacatttattttttctttttgcaggaaGACAACATGGCTTTTGGAAAACCCACAAAGTACGTAAACAGAAATATAAAGGAGTTTAAGTACACTGCACACATCCTTTCACCCGTCCGACAGACgatgtctttttttccttcttttgacTGAAGGTACTGGATGCTTGATGTTAGCAAGGTCTACGCTAACGGCTCCAACGCCTGGGACGCGGCGGTGCACGATGCTTCAGAGGAGTATAAGCACAGGATGGTGAGTGAACAGTGTTGTTGGTTTGTCTTCTGTTTGCTACGTGGTGGCGATGCCGATCTGCATTCTGCGTCTCCCCCCACAGCACAACCTCTGCTGTGACAACTGTCACTCGCATGTCGCCATGGCTCTGAATCTGATGCGCTATGAAAACGGCTCCTCGTGGAACATGGTCAAACTCTGCCTCCTCGTCCTGGTCCACGGAAAACACGTCAGGTAAGGCGGGTCTACGTGTCcggggcctggggggggggggtagcgcaGAGAACCGAAGGAGCGTTCCAATTTAAGTGAAGACGGTTGATTTGTCGGGATTTTGCTTTCTGTGGCGATGCAAGTCACGCCATCTGTTTTCAATCGTTAGCTAAAACAGCCATGAGAGCCCACAAGCCAATCACCGTTTGTTAGTCGGGGAATAAAAAGAGCCGCAGCAACAAATGCgactgttgtgtgtctgtttgggtaaaatccaacacacacacatggtaaTGATCTATTTTTAAAACGATACGGggaaagctaaaaaaaaaaaaaaaagtctgactGTTGAATTCTACAAATCATCCCGTCCTGGATAGGAAGACGAAAGCGACACGAAGCCGCCATCAACCCATGAGCAGGAATTATCGTAGCGAGTTCTCCTTTCTCACAGAGGAAGTCGAGCTCAGGCGAGTCTTCGTTCGGCACCGTCGCGGTCCAGACAGACGCTTTTGTCGTGGCTCTAAACAGCGGAGTGAGTTTCAGACGAAAGCGGTGACAGTTGTGAAGTTAAATATTGAGAGGTGCGTGAGAATGTTTTGGTTTTGGGCCGTGTCGCTGTTAGCTACCAGTCGCCCGATCGCAGGGCGCCCCCCTCACCTAAAACTCCATGTTTGAAGTTCTTTTCTGTAACCATCAGGCTAAATGTCCCTTTCAAATCTTCTCCTCATTCGCTGCCTCACTGGCGTTTCCGTTCTCCTCCGCCTGCTCCAGCTGCGCGGGGTTCCTGAAGACCTGGCTGCCTTTCCTAATGCTGCTGGGCCTCGTCCTCACCGTGTCTCTGGTCCTCAACCTGCGATGACCTGGGCGGAGCGAAGGGCGCGGCGGGACGACAAGCGTGCGTCACACGGTGCAGGTCACGGAGGAGATGGAGACTTTTCTACACCGACAGGCCGTCGTCGGGTTTGTGGGCCGCAGGCCGTCGCCGCCACTGGTGAAGCCGGAGACCTCTTCGCCGCCGCCACGCAAAAACACAGAATGGATTTGTGATCATTGGAAGCACGACTACAGGATTGTGTCATCGCCACCTGCGAAGAGTAGCGGTTGTGTTAATAGTCAAATTCACTGACGAAATCGCAGCCATGCCTTGCTTTCAGGTCTGATGGGAGATGATTCCACTTCCAtaccatcatccatccatcgattcATCTATTTTCTGGTAAATGAGACGACCTTCAATCGTCTTGTCTGCGGCGGCTCGAGACAAACGCCAGATCAGTTTGTGTATTTCTGCGTTCTCTTACATTGATTGTGCGTTGGAATCCGAAGTCTGCGTCTCTTTTTTAAAAGCAAGAAGACTTGTTCTCAGATGTTTTCTCCATGCGTACCGTGCTCAGATGGCTTtataatgaatgttttcatgCCTTTAACTACAGATCATCAGTGCATTGATTGTAGCAGACTCGGTAAGTGCAGCTGTggaaaagctcttttt is a window encoding:
- the tmem222b gene encoding transmembrane protein 222 — translated: MADVVDKDSMKNYHIASEKVDPEACRYPYCVVWTPIPVLSWLLPFIGHMGICTSAGIIRDFAGPYFVSEDNMAFGKPTKYWMLDVSKVYANGSNAWDAAVHDASEEYKHRMHNLCCDNCHSHVAMALNLMRYENGSSWNMVKLCLLVLVHGKHVSCAGFLKTWLPFLMLLGLVLTVSLVLNLR